TCCTGAGCCATTCGCTAAAGCCTGCTACGACTTCTGGTTGGGTGGCGATTTCATCAAGAACGATGAACCGCAAGCTAACCAACCATTCTGTCCGATGGAAGTGGTTATGCCGAAAGTGGCAGAAGCTATGGATCGCGCTCAACAGGAAACCGGCCAAGCTAAGCTGTTCTCAGCTAACATCACAGCCGATTACTATAAGGAAATGATCCATCGCGGTGACTTCGTGCTGGAAACATTTGCCAAGTACAATTCCGCTAGCCATGTCGCCTTCTTGGTGGACGGCTTCGTGACTGGCCCGGCTGGTGTGACCACTTGCCGCCGCGAGTTTCCGGATACCTTCTTGCACTTCCACCGCGCAGGCCACGGTGCCGTTACTTCCTACAAGTCGCCAATGGGCATGGATCCACTGTGCTACATGAAGCTGGTGCGTTTGATGGGTGCGTCCGGTATGCATACCGGTACTATGGGTTACGGCAAGATGGAAGGTCACGGCAAGGAAACTGTGCTGGCTTACATGCTGGAACGCGATGAGTGCCAAGGTCCTTATTTCTACCAGAAGTGGTACGGCATGAAGGCGACTACGCCGATCATCTCCGGCGGTATGAACGCACTGCGTCTGCCTGGCTTCTTCCAGAACCTCGGCCACGGCAACGTGATCAATACCTGCGGCGGCGGTGCCTTCGGTCACATCGACAGCCCGGCAGCGGGTGGTATTTCACTCGGTCAGGCATACGATTGCTGGAAATCAGGTTCAGATCCTATCGAATACGCGAAGACTCACAAGGAATTCGCCCGTGCGTTCGAATCTTTCCCGAAAGATGGCGACAAGTTGTTCGCTGGCTGGCGCGAAAAGTTGGGCGTGCACAAGTAAGCATCGTACGGCAGCATCGAAGTGACAAAAATGCGCCCCCACACGATGGGGGTGTTTTTTTCCAAGATTCCAATTCCCTCTTTCTTCCAGGAAGAGGGCTAGGCGGGGGTGGTAAAAGTCCTCCCCCCTCTCAATTCCCCTTTGTAAGGGGAGCGTTTAGGAGTTTAGTGATGACAAACAAGAACCAGTACACCGTTAGCAAAGAACCGTTCTATCAGGCGCAAGGCGATGAGGTTGCTCTCTATGAAGCGGCCTACGCGGCGCGTCTGCCGGTGATGGTGAAAGGGCCAACCGGTTGCGGTAAGTCGCGCTTCATTGAATATATGGCGTGGAAACTGAATAAGCCGCTGATCACCGTTGCGTGCAATGAAGACATGACCGCATCCGACCTGGTCGGACGTTATTTGCTGGATGCGAACGGCACCCGCTGGCTGGATGGTCCGCTGACCACGGCAGCACGCATCGGTGCGATCTGCTATCTCGATGAAATCGTTGAGGCGCGTCAGGACACCACCGTGGTGATCCACCCGCTGACCGATCACAGGCGCACGCTGCCATTGGATAAGAAGGGCGAACTGATTGAGGCTCATCCTGATTTTCAATTGGTCATCTCCTACAATCCTGGCTATCAGAGCCTGATGAAGGATCTGAAGCAATCGACCAAGCAGCGTTTCACCGGTTTTGAGTTCGATTACCCGGATGCTGCCCTGGAATCGGAAATTCTGGCCAAGGAAACAGGGCTGGATATTGAGGTGTGCGGCAAGCTGGTGCAGATCGGTCAGGCGGCTCGTAATCTTAAGGGGCACGGTCTGGATGAAGGTATTTCCACGCGCCTGCTGGTTTATGCGGCGATCCTAATCAAGAACGGTGTCGATGCTAAGGCCGCATGTCGTATGGCGTTGGTGCGCCCGATTACCGACGATGCGGATATTCGCGACACGCTCGATCACGCGATTGATGCTTCGTTCGCCTGAACCTCGCGCGATTAAATCTTCGAAGGGGCTGAGCGATGACTGAGATCGTGACACAGAGAACGGAAGAGCTCTCGATGTACTGGGAGAAACTGAGCTGCAGATTCGCCAGGGTGGATGCCGTCTTTGATGAGTGCATGAAGGAAGCACAGGCGCTGCTCTCGAAGGCGGGCCTGGAGGCCTATATCGAGAATGCTCGCATCATCGGCAAGATGGGGCGTGGTGCGGAGCCGTTGCTGATCTATCTGGAAGAGGCGCCGGGTGTGGCCAGCATCATTGGGGAGCATGCGCTGATTAAGCTGAGGGAATTCTCTGAGTACCTGTCTACGCATACCAACTTTAAGGCAATCGTGCCGTTCCTGCAGTATAGCGGTGCAGTTGCCCGCCGCTTGAACAACGACAAGATGTACGGGCGCTACATTGAGCTGATCCGCGACATGCTGGATCGCACCTCGGGTTCGATTCATGGTCATCACACGACCTTTGCCAGTCCGGGGTTGCCAGAACTGCTCAAGCAGGCGCCTAAGTTGCTGGGTGTGCTGTCATTGCAGGGATTGCAAAACTGGATCGAGTACGGAATCAAGTACTACAATCATCACCCGGAACGGCAGGAAGAGTATTTCCGGCTGGAATCTGCCGATGCGGTCGCAGTCATGCAACGCGAGCGGCACGGCACCTTGCTGGTAAACAATGAACGCAAACTGGATACCTATATCCGCGCGTTGTGGAACGACAGTGACTATCTGATTCCCTACTCGGTTGCGTTCGATGAACAGCGCAAGCCGATGCCTTACTACACTGATGACGGTATACGCTTGCCCGATGTTTATGACGATTTTAACGGTGTGTCCGGCATCGATCGTTATCGTGCCGCGCTTGCGCATATGGCCGCACATCGTCGCTGGTCGCAAAAGATGATCGTGGACAACTGGAGTCCGTTTCAGCGCGCTAGCGTAGAAATTTTCGAGGACTCCCGCGTGGAGTACCTGGCCTGCCAGAAATATCCGGGCCTGCGAAAACTGTTCCTTGCGCTGCATCCGATCCCAAAAGAGGAAGACCTTCAGCTCGAAGAGCAAGGCATCTCGGTATTCAGATTAAGACTGGCCATGCTGTCGCGTGCCATCCTCGATCCGGCTTACATATGCCAGAACGAGCATGTCAGGGAATTCACAAAACGTTTCCATGAGCTGATGGCAGGGGGGCAATCAACCAGCGCGGCGATGGCATCGGTTGCCCTAGCCTTCATTGCGCGCACACGCGGCCAACGCGATTTGTCGGCCAATATGTATTTCGACAATACCGAAGTGGACTACCGCGACGATAACCGGCATCTGTGGATTTATATCGAAGAGAGCGATGAAGACGAAATGTTCGAGCATCTCGATCAGCGCAAAAATTCGGAAGTTGAATTGCAGGCGTTGCCCCCTCGCCACTACGACGAATGGGACTACAACACGAAAAGCTATCGCCCGGACTGGGTGAGCGTGTATGAAGCATTGCATCCGCGTGGAAATCCGGCTGTGATTGACAATCTGCTGGCCAAGCATGCGGCACTGGCTAAGCGCTTAAAGAAGATGCTCGATCTTTTAAAACCACAGGACAAGGTGCGCATACGCTATCAGGAAGAGGGTAGCGAGCTTGATCTGGATGTGGCGATACGCTCTTTAATCGACTTCAAGGGGGGCTCGTCACCGGATCCGCGTATCAACATGAGTCATCGCAACGATGGGCGTAATATTGCGGTGAGCGTGGTGCTGGATCTATCCGAGTCGTTGAATGAAAAAGCGGCTGGTAGTACGCAGACGATCCTCGAACTGAGTCAGGAGGCGGTGTCCCTGCTGGCCTGGGCGATCGAAAAGCTCGGCGATCCTTTCGCTATTTCGGGTTTTCATTCAAACACGCGTCATGATGTGCGCTTCATGCATATCAAGGGGTTCTCCGAAAAATGGGATGATGAGGTGAAGGGGCGTCTGGCGGCAATGCAGGCGAGTTATTCAACGCGGATGGGCGCGGCGATGCGTCACGCCTCCCACTATCTGGAGCAGCAGCAGGCCGATAAAAAGCTGATGCTGATTTTGACGGACGGTGAGCCTGCGGATATTGACAGCAGGGATGGTCGTATCCTGATTGAGGACGCGAGAAAGGCTGTCACTGAGCTGGATCAAAAAGGTATTTACGCCTACTGCATCAATCTGGATCCTAAGGCGGATGAGTATGTGAAAGATATTTTTGGCAAGCAGTACACTATTATCGACAAGGTAGCGGATCTGCCGGCCAAATTACCGCAGCTGTTCATTTCATTGACTAAGTAAGCATAAATCCCTGATTAAGCTGCAGGGTAAGCCTGAAAAGCGGTAGAATCACGAGTCTAAAATTTCATAACAGTACTACTTTAATAAACGAGGAGAAAACATGAGCAAGAGTCTGATTCAATTCATCATTGAAGAACAACGTCATATTCCTAACGCCAGTGGCGATTTTACCGGTCTGCTGAGCGACATCATATCAGCCTGCAAACAAATTGCTCATGACGTGAACAAAGGTGCGCTGATTGGCGTGCTGGGCAGTGCGGGTAGCGAAAATATTCAGGGTGAGACGCAAAAGAAGCTCGACATCATCACGAACGAAGTATTTATCAAGGCCAACGAGTGGAGCGGCCATTTGGCAGCGATGGCTTCTGAAGAAATGGATGATATCTACGAGATTCCTAAGCAATATCCTCGTGGTAAGTATCTGATTACATTCGATCCATTGGACGGTTCATCGAATATCGACGTAAATATTTCAGTCGGTACGATTTTCTCCATCCTGCGTTGTCCTGAAGGCGTCACCAATCCGACTGCAGCTGACTTCATGCAGCCGGGCACCAAGCAGGTTTGTGCAGGTTACGCACTGTACGGCCCGAACACGATGATGGTCATCACGACTGGTCACGGTGTGAACGGCTTCACGCTGGATCGCGATGTAGGCGACTTCTTCCTGACTCACCCTGATATGCAGATTCCCGTTGATACGCAAGAATTTGCAATCAACATGTCGAATCGTCGCTACTGGGAAGAGCCTGTTCAGCGTTACATCGAAGAGTGCGTGAAGGGCAAGGACGGCGGTCGTGAGAAGAACTTCAACATGCGTTGGGTGGCTTCCATGGTTGCAGAAATTCATCGTATTCTGACTCGCGGCGGTATCTTCTTGTATCCGTTCGATAACAAGGAAGCCGGTAAAGCAGGTAAGCTGCGTCTGATGTACGAAGCTAATCCGATGTCTTTCATCGTTGAGCAGGCAGGCGGCGTATGTTCTACAGGCCGCGAACGTATCATGGAGCTGCAACCTACCGGCCTGCATCAGCGTGTGCCTGTCATCATGGGTTCCAAGAACGAAGTTGAGCGTGTAGTGGGTTACCACAAGGGCGCGTAATACACTGCTACGCCCCCGGTAACGGGGGCGTAGCTACGTCTGCAACATAAGGATTAATATGAGCAAACCTTTAGTTTCCATCATCATGGGCAGCAGCAATGACTGGGATATTATGAGTCAGGCGGCACAGCAACTAAAAGATTTTGGTGTGGCGTATGATGCGCGCGTCATTTCTGCACACCGTTCGCCCGATTTGCTGTTCGATTACATCAAGGAAGTCAGTGCGCAAGGCGTGCAATGCTTTATCGCCGGTGCGGGCGGTGCGGCTCATCTGGCAGGCGTGATTGCCGGCAAGACGACTTTGCCTGTATTAGGCGTGCCCATCCCCTCTAAGTATCTTAAGGGTATGGATTCATTGTTATCCATCGTGCAAATGCCTAAGGGTATCCCGGTTGCCACGTTTGCCATCGGTGAGGCGGGTGCCGCGAATGCCGGTCTGTTTGCTATTGCTATGTTGGCCTTGAATGATGTCGCATTAGCTGAACGCTTAACCGAATATCGCGCCCAACAGGCAATCAAGATTGCCGAAACAACTTTACCCGAATTAGCTTAACGACACCGCTGTCAGCCGTTTATTCTTTACAAGGAAACATCATGTCTGCTCTGCACGAATCCAATTTGACCAGTCTGCCGTTGTTGCATCGCGGCAAGGTGCGCGATCTTTACGAAGTCGATGCGCAACATTTGCTGATCGTTCAAACCGACCGGCTGTCTGCATTCGACGTGATTCTGGATGATCCGATTCCGGGCAAGGGCGAAGTGCTCACCACCTTGTCGAATTTCTGGTTTAAAAAGTTGGGTCACATCATTCCGAATCATCTCTCCGGCATTGCGCCGGAATCGGTGGTTAAGGGTGATGCGGAGCAGGCGCAGGTACGTGGCCGCTCTTTTGTCACTAAGAAGCTCAAACCGTTGCCGATTGAGGCAATTGTGCGCGGTTATCTGGTCGGTTCCGGCTGGAAAGATTATCAAAAAACAGGCACGATCTGTGGACTTGCCCTGCCTGCCGGATTGCGTGAAGCACAGAAGTTGCCCGAGCCGTTGTTTACGCCTTCTACTAAGGCTGCTGTGGGTGACCATGATGAAAATATTTCGTATGCGCAGGCTGTTGAATTACTGGGCGAGGCGCGTGCTGCCCAGGTGCGGGATGCCACGGTGGCTTTATACGTGGAAGCGGCAAATTATGCAGCGAGCCGCGGCATTATCATCGCGGATACCAAGTTTGAATTCGGCGTGGATGAAGCAGGTACGCTGTATCTGATCGATGAAGCATTGACGCCGGATTCTTCGCGTTTTTGGCCAGCAGAATCCTATCAGGTGGGTAGCAATCCACCCAGCTTTGACAAGCAATTCGTGCGTGACTGGCTGGAGGCATCTGATTGGAACAAGCAAGCGCCCGCGCCGCGTGTGCCGCAGGATGTATTGCAAAAAACAGCAGACAAATACCATGAAGCATTGCAGCGTTTGACGGCTGAATGAAGGAACCGCTGACAATGTCTGAGGGGGGTGATGAAATGAATTCGTCTGCCTTAGCTCATCGCGCGAGCGCAGCAGCGGCAGACCGTCGGTGGCCGCAGCCCTTGATTGAAGGCTTTTTGCGCTTTCGCGACAATCATTTCCCCAGCGATGATATTGAGTATCTCAGGTTGTTTTCAGAAGGGCAGAAGCCAAAGTTTTTGATTGTGGGATGCTGCGATTCAAGGGTTGATCCCGCTCTCATATTTAACTGCGCACCTGGAGAGTTATTTGTCGTGCGCAATGTGGCCAATATCGTGCCGCCCAATGAGGCACGTATCGGCCATCACGGTACGACGGCAGCGATTGAGTATGGTGTATGCAATCTGGGGGTCGAGCACATCGTGGTGTTGGGACATGAGCACTGCGGGGGGATACAGAATCTGTTGAAAACACGCGGCGCAGGGAATCCGGATTCATTTATTGATGACTGGATGCGTCTGGTTGAATCTGCGCGCGTGAGCGTTGAGCGGGATTATGTCCATGCAACGGAAGAAGTGCGCGGTCGCGCATGCGAGCAGCGGGCGATTCTGGTCTCTTTGAAAAACTTGCTGACCTTCCCGTGGATTGCGCAGCGCGTAGCGGAGCGAGCCTTGCGCATACACGGCTGGTACTTCGATATCAAACAGGGCCAGTTGCTCGGCTACAACGATGCGACCGGGGAATTCGAACCGCTGTAGTTATTTCCCCGTCAATTCACGAAACCTTGCCTTGTCAGCATCGTAACGCGTATTGACGGCAGATTTTTCAGCCAGATATTTTTCCAGATCATGTTGCAAGCGGCGATCGCGTTCCTGTGCTGACTTGATGTCCTCTTGCAGTGAAACGGGTATTTTGCCGTTTGATTTTATCCTGTTATCCGCGTCCTTTTGCAGGCTGGCAAGACTGTTGCCGTTCATCTTGAGCTGTGAATTGATGCTGTTGATTCGGGCATCGACCTGCTGCAGGCTGCGAGTGCGCGATAACTCAATTTCCTGAACGCTGCTGTAGGTGTCAGTGAGCGACTTGTCGTGCAG
Above is a window of Gallionella capsiferriformans ES-2 DNA encoding:
- a CDS encoding nitric oxide reductase activation protein NorD, with protein sequence MTEIVTQRTEELSMYWEKLSCRFARVDAVFDECMKEAQALLSKAGLEAYIENARIIGKMGRGAEPLLIYLEEAPGVASIIGEHALIKLREFSEYLSTHTNFKAIVPFLQYSGAVARRLNNDKMYGRYIELIRDMLDRTSGSIHGHHTTFASPGLPELLKQAPKLLGVLSLQGLQNWIEYGIKYYNHHPERQEEYFRLESADAVAVMQRERHGTLLVNNERKLDTYIRALWNDSDYLIPYSVAFDEQRKPMPYYTDDGIRLPDVYDDFNGVSGIDRYRAALAHMAAHRRWSQKMIVDNWSPFQRASVEIFEDSRVEYLACQKYPGLRKLFLALHPIPKEEDLQLEEQGISVFRLRLAMLSRAILDPAYICQNEHVREFTKRFHELMAGGQSTSAAMASVALAFIARTRGQRDLSANMYFDNTEVDYRDDNRHLWIYIEESDEDEMFEHLDQRKNSEVELQALPPRHYDEWDYNTKSYRPDWVSVYEALHPRGNPAVIDNLLAKHAALAKRLKKMLDLLKPQDKVRIRYQEEGSELDLDVAIRSLIDFKGGSSPDPRINMSHRNDGRNIAVSVVLDLSESLNEKAAGSTQTILELSQEAVSLLAWAIEKLGDPFAISGFHSNTRHDVRFMHIKGFSEKWDDEVKGRLAAMQASYSTRMGAAMRHASHYLEQQQADKKLMLILTDGEPADIDSRDGRILIEDARKAVTELDQKGIYAYCINLDPKADEYVKDIFGKQYTIIDKVADLPAKLPQLFISLTK
- a CDS encoding class 1 fructose-bisphosphatase, which encodes MSKSLIQFIIEEQRHIPNASGDFTGLLSDIISACKQIAHDVNKGALIGVLGSAGSENIQGETQKKLDIITNEVFIKANEWSGHLAAMASEEMDDIYEIPKQYPRGKYLITFDPLDGSSNIDVNISVGTIFSILRCPEGVTNPTAADFMQPGTKQVCAGYALYGPNTMMVITTGHGVNGFTLDRDVGDFFLTHPDMQIPVDTQEFAINMSNRRYWEEPVQRYIEECVKGKDGGREKNFNMRWVASMVAEIHRILTRGGIFLYPFDNKEAGKAGKLRLMYEANPMSFIVEQAGGVCSTGRERIMELQPTGLHQRVPVIMGSKNEVERVVGYHKGA
- the purE gene encoding 5-(carboxyamino)imidazole ribonucleotide mutase; amino-acid sequence: MSKPLVSIIMGSSNDWDIMSQAAQQLKDFGVAYDARVISAHRSPDLLFDYIKEVSAQGVQCFIAGAGGAAHLAGVIAGKTTLPVLGVPIPSKYLKGMDSLLSIVQMPKGIPVATFAIGEAGAANAGLFAIAMLALNDVALAERLTEYRAQQAIKIAETTLPELA
- a CDS encoding ribulose-bisphosphate carboxylase; translated protein: MDQSNRYANLNLKEEDLIKNGKHLLVAYKLIPAKGHGFLEVAAHVAAESSTGTNVEVSTTDDFTRGVDALVYEIDETAFGDDIVKGGGLFKVAYPVELFDPNLTDGTYNISHMWSLILGNNQGMGDHQGLRMLDFLVPEMMVRKFDGPSANISNLWKVLGRSETDGGYIAGTIIKPKLGLRPEPFAKACYDFWLGGDFIKNDEPQANQPFCPMEVVMPKVAEAMDRAQQETGQAKLFSANITADYYKEMIHRGDFVLETFAKYNSASHVAFLVDGFVTGPAGVTTCRREFPDTFLHFHRAGHGAVTSYKSPMGMDPLCYMKLVRLMGASGMHTGTMGYGKMEGHGKETVLAYMLERDECQGPYFYQKWYGMKATTPIISGGMNALRLPGFFQNLGHGNVINTCGGGAFGHIDSPAAGGISLGQAYDCWKSGSDPIEYAKTHKEFARAFESFPKDGDKLFAGWREKLGVHK
- a CDS encoding CbbQ/NirQ/NorQ/GpvN family protein, whose product is MTNKNQYTVSKEPFYQAQGDEVALYEAAYAARLPVMVKGPTGCGKSRFIEYMAWKLNKPLITVACNEDMTASDLVGRYLLDANGTRWLDGPLTTAARIGAICYLDEIVEARQDTTVVIHPLTDHRRTLPLDKKGELIEAHPDFQLVISYNPGYQSLMKDLKQSTKQRFTGFEFDYPDAALESEILAKETGLDIEVCGKLVQIGQAARNLKGHGLDEGISTRLLVYAAILIKNGVDAKAACRMALVRPITDDADIRDTLDHAIDASFA
- a CDS encoding DUF4124 domain-containing protein, whose translation is MTKKILLLALIACCSQQVMAKTYKWVDDKGVTHMGDTIPPEYAGKDRAELNKSGRTVSTKDILTIEERRAKEAEQLKASVQETSARDQKLHDKSLTDTYSSVQEIELSRTRSLQQVDARINSINSQLKMNGNSLASLQKDADNRIKSNGKIPVSLQEDIKSAQERDRRLQHDLEKYLAEKSAVNTRYDADKARFRELTGK
- a CDS encoding carbonic anhydrase, with product MNSSALAHRASAAAADRRWPQPLIEGFLRFRDNHFPSDDIEYLRLFSEGQKPKFLIVGCCDSRVDPALIFNCAPGELFVVRNVANIVPPNEARIGHHGTTAAIEYGVCNLGVEHIVVLGHEHCGGIQNLLKTRGAGNPDSFIDDWMRLVESARVSVERDYVHATEEVRGRACEQRAILVSLKNLLTFPWIAQRVAERALRIHGWYFDIKQGQLLGYNDATGEFEPL
- a CDS encoding phosphoribosylaminoimidazolesuccinocarboxamide synthase yields the protein MSALHESNLTSLPLLHRGKVRDLYEVDAQHLLIVQTDRLSAFDVILDDPIPGKGEVLTTLSNFWFKKLGHIIPNHLSGIAPESVVKGDAEQAQVRGRSFVTKKLKPLPIEAIVRGYLVGSGWKDYQKTGTICGLALPAGLREAQKLPEPLFTPSTKAAVGDHDENISYAQAVELLGEARAAQVRDATVALYVEAANYAASRGIIIADTKFEFGVDEAGTLYLIDEALTPDSSRFWPAESYQVGSNPPSFDKQFVRDWLEASDWNKQAPAPRVPQDVLQKTADKYHEALQRLTAE